From Kitasatospora sp. MAP12-44:
GTGGTCGGCCAGCCGGTGACGCAGGCGCAGAGCGCGCTGACCGGCGCGGGCTTCAAGACGGCGCTCGGGACCGACCAGGCGTACTCGGACACCGTCCCGTCCGGCGCGGTGACCGCGCAGGACGTCAGCGGCACCGCCGCGCCGGGCTCGACCGTGACCCTGACGCTCTCCAAGGGGCCGCAGCCGGTGCAGGTGCCGAACGTGGTCGGGATGAGCGAGTCGGACGCCACCAACGCGCTGACGGCGGCCGGTTTCAAGGTGAAGTCCAGCGGACTGAGCCTGCTCGGCCTGCTCAACGTCAGCTCGCAGAGCCCGAACGCCGGCCAGCAGGCGCCCAAGGGCTCCACGGTGACCATCAAGTTCTGACGCGGCCGGTCTCTACCGCATCGGCCCGTCGCCGGGCTCCTCCTGGTAGGAGTAGCGCTGCTCGTTCCACGGGTCGGCGCGGTTGTGGTAGCCGCGCTCCTCCCAGAAGCCCCGGCGGTCGGCGCGCATGTACTCCACCGCGCGCACCCACTTGGGGCCCTTCCAGGCGTACAGCTGCGGGACGACCAGGCGCACCGGGAAGCCGTGCTCGACGGTCAGCGGCTCGCCGTTGCGGTGGGTGGCGAAGACCGTGCGCGGGTCGGCGAAGTCGGCCAGCCGCAGGTTGGCGCTGTAGCCGTACTCCGCCCAGACCATCACATGGGTGACGCCCGGGGCCGGCGGGACCAGCTCCAGGATGGTGGCCCCCGACACGCCGCTCCACTCGCTGCCGAGCATGGAGAAGCGGGTCACGCAGTGGAAGTCGGCGCGGACGGTGACCTTGGGCAGGGCGTGGAAGGCCTCGTGGTCCCAGCTGTGCTTCTCGGCCGAGGCGGTCGCCCCGAAGACCTGGAGGTCCCAGGTCAGCGGCTTGAAGCGGGGCACCGGACCGTAGTGCAGCACCGGCCAGCCGCGCTGCAGGCGCTGACCGGGGGGAAGGCGCAGGTCAGACAGCTGCCGTTGCTCGTGTTCGGACTGACCCATGCGTCAATGGTGACAGACGGCGGACGATGCCAGCCGCGCGCCCCTCGGCTGCGCCGCACGCCCCCCGGGCCAGAAAATCAGGCCAAATCCGACAATCCCAGCGATTGCTTGGTAAGTGTGAACTTACTGGAAATATCGCCCCTGCCGATGTCAGGATTCCGGTCGAAAGCCACCGTTCCCCGCGCAGGCAGGAAAGGCACCGCCATGAAGGGCGACCCCGAGGTCATCGAGTTCCTCAACGAGCAGCTCACCGCCGAGCTGACCGCGATCAACCAGTACTTCCTGCACGCCAAGATGCAGGAG
This genomic window contains:
- a CDS encoding sulfite oxidase-like oxidoreductase encodes the protein MGQSEHEQRQLSDLRLPPGQRLQRGWPVLHYGPVPRFKPLTWDLQVFGATASAEKHSWDHEAFHALPKVTVRADFHCVTRFSMLGSEWSGVSGATILELVPPAPGVTHVMVWAEYGYSANLRLADFADPRTVFATHRNGEPLTVEHGFPVRLVVPQLYAWKGPKWVRAVEYMRADRRGFWEERGYHNRADPWNEQRYSYQEEPGDGPMR